The following are from one region of the Aequoribacter fuscus genome:
- the rfbD gene encoding dTDP-4-dehydrorhamnose reductase, which translates to MKILVTGSNGQVGHDFKCLAENSRHDWICFDRKGLDISDEQQVADVIARERPHVVINCAAYTAVDKAESEPDRAFAINAYGAANLAKACQAHGAALIHISTDYVFAGDTLAPYEESDPTGPTGIYGESKLAGEQAIAEYLERHIILRTAWVFGAHGNNFVKTMLRLGAERDELGVVADQWGAPTSAAGIAACCLAIAEIIDAKDCAEIPWGIYHFTGLPSTSWHGFAEKIFKDAVAIGLLDKAPKVNAISSDQFPTPAKRPSNSQLDCSKIFNCFQITPDNWEDRLLDVLKLSL; encoded by the coding sequence GTGAAAATATTGGTGACAGGAAGTAACGGGCAAGTCGGTCATGATTTTAAATGCCTGGCAGAAAATAGTCGTCATGATTGGATATGTTTTGATCGCAAAGGGTTGGATATCAGCGATGAGCAACAAGTTGCCGACGTCATCGCGCGAGAGCGCCCTCATGTGGTTATCAACTGTGCCGCTTATACCGCGGTCGACAAGGCTGAGAGTGAGCCTGACAGGGCGTTTGCGATCAATGCTTACGGGGCAGCGAATTTAGCTAAGGCCTGCCAGGCCCATGGCGCGGCGCTTATTCACATTTCTACCGACTATGTGTTTGCAGGCGACACCCTAGCTCCTTATGAAGAAAGCGATCCAACAGGGCCAACAGGTATATATGGCGAGTCGAAACTGGCCGGTGAGCAAGCCATTGCCGAATATCTCGAGCGACATATTATCCTTCGCACCGCCTGGGTATTTGGTGCCCACGGCAATAACTTCGTTAAGACCATGCTGCGGCTAGGGGCCGAACGCGATGAACTCGGTGTGGTTGCCGACCAATGGGGAGCGCCAACTAGCGCTGCGGGGATAGCCGCCTGCTGTCTCGCGATTGCAGAAATCATCGATGCTAAGGACTGCGCTGAGATCCCCTGGGGCATTTACCACTTTACAGGCCTCCCCTCTACCAGTTGGCATGGTTTTGCCGAGAAAATATTCAAAGACGCCGTTGCAATTGGTCTGCTCGACAAGGCGCCCAAGGTAAATGCCATCAGCTCTGACCAATTTCCGACCCCGGCCAAGCGCCCATCTAACTCTCAACTAGATTGTTCTAAAATATTCAATTGTTTTCAGATTACACCTGATAATTGGGAAGATAGATTATTAGACGTTCTCAAATTATCTTTGTAA
- the rfbC gene encoding dTDP-4-dehydrorhamnose 3,5-epimerase, whose protein sequence is MNVTETALPGVLIIEPRVFGDDRGFFLETYSAERYKTAGIPEFVQDNHSRSSKGVLRGLHFQLNYPQGKLVRVVSGSVFDVAVDIRVGSPTFGKAAWVELSAENKRQFYVPPGFAHGFVVTSVTADFEYKCTDYYHPEDEGALLWSDAALNIPWPIDIPQLSAKDASAKRLADINPDQLPCYTGQ, encoded by the coding sequence ATGAACGTGACAGAAACTGCCCTGCCGGGCGTTTTGATTATTGAGCCGCGCGTATTTGGCGATGATCGCGGTTTTTTCTTGGAAACATACTCCGCGGAGCGTTATAAAACAGCTGGTATTCCCGAGTTCGTTCAGGATAACCATTCGCGCTCAAGCAAAGGTGTGTTGCGCGGACTACATTTCCAGCTCAATTACCCGCAAGGTAAGTTGGTGCGTGTAGTCAGCGGGAGTGTATTTGATGTTGCCGTCGATATACGTGTTGGCTCCCCGACCTTTGGTAAAGCTGCATGGGTTGAACTTAGCGCTGAAAACAAGCGTCAGTTTTATGTACCGCCAGGGTTTGCCCACGGCTTTGTAGTCACGTCGGTGACAGCCGATTTTGAGTACAAGTGTACCGACTACTATCATCCTGAGGACGAAGGTGCGCTGCTCTGGTCAGACGCGGCGCTCAACATTCCTTGGCCAATAGACATACCACAGCTGTCAGCTAAAGACGCTAGCGCTAAGCGCTTGGCAGATATCAATCCCGACCAACTGCCATGCTATACAGGGCAGTAA